In the Piliocolobus tephrosceles isolate RC106 unplaced genomic scaffold, ASM277652v3 unscaffolded_24511, whole genome shotgun sequence genome, one interval contains:
- the LOC111527067 gene encoding LOW QUALITY PROTEIN: uncharacterized protein LOC111527067 (The sequence of the model RefSeq protein was modified relative to this genomic sequence to represent the inferred CDS: inserted 3 bases in 2 codons; deleted 1 base in 1 codon; substituted 2 bases at 2 genomic stop codons) gives MSAPATAGPGTVKQRRWWGRRAQGREGQPLNHPWGTEXWPSPGSXGLAMQPWGSPPPRXPEGAPRAGQRLRRGRVDPAAPLGEGHLGLPGGGVVLRYPAPGRRPTVPTRASFRCGSALWRPPXEVCKVTRMSAGRGGIGASQVLRGFNRALLLALNTVDRTGYSHCSGATGAAFGNEIPQPPTYRFVCLLHLKLYQGQEKGCGGEWLYRLARDGVLEQPVAPRGGRKGGTADPTPAVPGFGGVNP, from the exons ATGAGTGCGCCGGCAACTGCTGGGCCCGGGACAGTGAAGCAGAGGAGGTGGTGGGGGAGACGAGCCCAGGGCAGGGAAGGGCAACCCTTGAATCACCCGTGGGGCACAGA CTGGCCGTCTCCGGGAAGCTGAGGCCTGGCGATGCAGCCCTGGGGTTCTCCCCCTCCCCGCTGACCCGAGGGCGCACCACGTGCTGGGCAGAGACTTCGGCGAGGCCGAGTGGACCCTGCAGCTCCGCTTGGGGAAGGGCACCTTGGACTACCTGGTGGGGGCGTTGTGCTTCGTTACCCAGCGCCGGGACGCCGACCCACGGTGCCCACCCGTGCGTCATTCCGCTGTGGATCAGCCCTTTGGCGGCCCC CCGAAGTCTGCAAGGTCACACGGATGTCTGCAGGCAGAG GTGGGATAGGAGCATCCCAGGTGCTGCGAGGATTTAATCGGGCTCTTCTGCTGGCCCTGAATACGGTGGACAGGACAGGATATTCTCATTGCTCAGGAGCCACTGGCGCTGCCTTTGGGAATGAAATTCCACAGCCTCCCACTTATCGCTTTGTCTGTCTGCTGCATCTGAAACTGTACCAGGGTCAGGAAAAAGGCTGCGGGGGTGAATGGCTCTACCGGCTTGCCAGGGATGGGGTACTGGAGCAGCCAGTGGCcccaagaggaggaaggaag ggaggcaCGGCAGACCCAACACCAGCTGTGCCAGGCTTTGGGGGGGTAAACCCATGA
- the CD68 gene encoding macrosialin, which translates to MRLAVLFSGALLGLLTAQGTGNDCPHKKSATLLPSFTVTTTATESTGTTSHRTTKSHKTTTHRTTTSHGPTTATHNPTTTSHRNATVHPTSNSTATSQGPSTATHRPATTSHGNATVHPTSNSTATSPGLTSSAHPRPPPPSPSPSPASKETIGDYTWTNGSQPCVHLQAQIQIRVMYTTQAGGEAWGISVLNPNKTKVQGSCEGAHPHLLLSFPYGHLSFGFMQDLQQRVVYLSYMAVEYNVSFPHAAQWTFSAQNASLRDLQAPLGQSFSCSNSSIILSPAVHLDLLSLRLQAAQLPHTGVFGQSFSCPSDRSILLPLIIGLILLGLLALVLIAFCIVRRRPSAYQAL; encoded by the exons ATGAGGCTGGCTGTGCTTTTCTCGGGGGCCCTGCTGGGGCTACTCACAG CCCAGGGGACAGGGAATGACTGTCCTCACAAAAAATCGGCCACTCTGCTGCCATCCTTCACGGTGACAACCACGGCTACAGAGAGCACTGGAACAACCAGCCACAGGACTACCAAGAGCCACAAAACCACCACTCACAGGACAACCACCAGCCACGGACCCACGACTGCCACGCAcaaccccaccaccaccagccaCAGAAACGCCACGGTTCATCCAACAAGCAACAGCACTGCCACAAGCCAGGGACCCTCAACTGCCACTCACAGGCCTGCCACCACTAGTCATGGAAATGCCACGGTTCATCCAACAAGCAACAGCACTGCCACCAGCCCAGGACTCACCAGTTCTGCCCACCCACGACCACCTCCGCCCTCTCCGAGTCCTAGCCCAGCCTCCAAGGAGACCATCGGAGACTACACGTGGACCAATGGTTCCCAGCCCTGTGTCCACCTCCAAGCCCAGATTCAGATTCGGGTCATGTACacaacccaggctggaggagag GCCTGGGGCATCTCTGTACTGAACCCCAACAAAACCAAGGTCCAGGGGAGCTGTGAGGGTGCCCATCCCCACCTGCTTCTCTCATTCCCCTATGGACACCTCAGCTTTGGATTCATGCAG GACCTCCAGCAGAGGGTTGTCTACCTGAGCTACATGGCGGTGGAGTACAACGTGTCTTTCCCCCACGCAGCAC AGTGGACGTTCTCGGCTCAGAATGCATCCCTTCGAGATCTCCAAGCACCCCTGGGCCAGAGCTTCAGTTGCAGCAACTCGAGCATCATTCTTTCACCAGCTGTCCACCTCGACCTGCTCTCCCTGAGGCTCCAGGCTGCTCAGCTTCCCCACACAGGGGTCTTTGGGCAAA GTTTCTCCTGCCCCAGTGACCGGTCCATCTTGCTGCCTCTCATCATTGGCCTGATCCTTCTTGGCCTCCTTGCCCTGGTGCTTATTGCCTTCTGCATCGTCCGGAGACGCCCATCCGCCTACCAGGCCCTCTGA